In Bacillus pumilus, the sequence ACTAACTACACTAATGTTTGCGTATCCAAGATCTTTTAATGTCGATTTCATTCCTTCAACATTTTCGATGGATTGAGGATAGGTGCAGTAGTAGCTTGTTCCAAATTGTGAGTCTGGGAGTGTTTCTATGAATAAATTATTGGCAATGTCGATATTAGGATTGGGTCTTAGTGGTGCCGCTTTAATTCTCTCAGTCTCTTTGTTATTCAAATCCCCAACAGAAAACTTTGAGCTGATGTTTGCTGCTGGATCAGCAGGGGCTTGCGCAGTTTTCTCTGTCTCATCCCTAGTTCTTCGAAAACGTTTAAATCATTTAACTGACAAAAAGTAAAGTAAGTGCAAAAAAATCCCAACCCTACAAGGTGGGGATTTTTTATTTAACTGATTGATCACACAAACTTGTTGCCTGGTTCACATCATGAATGGAACTAAATTCTTTGTCCTTAATAAATGAAATTGGTCATAAAGGTTCTTCAGTTTGAGTATGTTAATTTGTCTCATTCATTCCATTTCATTTTTCTCAAGTGCTTTTTTAAAATAATTATGATAAAAGTTAAATGACGCCTTCAATGGGGTACGTCGTTCCCAACAGCAAAATAGTAATGTAAGGTTTTTTTAATCTCACAAATGGCTTTTCGGTAATGGCTACGATAAGAGGCGTGCATCTTTGTTCTTCTCTTTATATTCCCGACTACTCCTGGACAGATCCTTGATGATATTCATGAATTGTGGAAGAACTTACAATTGGGTGTATCCTGAATGACTCCATCCGGGTGATCACGTTTTGCCTCCTTTCTACTCCCCATAAGTAAATTTAGTTCATCTGGCATGAGTATTAAATCAGTTATAAACTCTTCTTCAGTCCAGTTTCGTTTCAATACTTCCACTCTAATCTATGGTGTTTAATTCTAGTATAATTTTAATAGGAGAACACCAGCAAGAGAGCTAAAAGAATTAATTTCATCTGTTTATTTTACATTTATTGCAATTTGTATGACAGATTAGAGCAGAAACTCTGTGATCGATCCAATAACAAAGGCTATTACTTGAAAGTTTTTGGATAAATCATCCGGTTGGTAATTTGAAATTAACCGAAGTAAGTATTGGGTGATGAATAAAAACAATTTACCATGATAAAAATACAATCTAACCATAAAATAAGAATTCTTGCCTAACATTTAAAAAATAAAGAAAGATGGTTGAGTGAATGAAGAATAAAAACGAATTGATATTTGGGATTATTGCCTCCTCATCCGTGGCAGGGAGAGCAAATATTTCAAATATGAACGAAAAGATTGAAAATACGAATAGAGAACTTGTACTTGAATACCAAGGGGATCTTAAATAATGGAAACTTTAATAGATATTTTAAAGGTTTATGTAAGGATCATCACTATAATTCCTTGGCTTTTAATTGTGACATTGTTCATGGGGAAACGGGCAATAGGAGAAGTACCTGTATTTGATTTCTTGATCATTATTGTGCTAGGTGCTGTGGCAGGTGCAGATATCGCTGATCCGGATATTCCTCATTTATATACATTTTTATCAATATTAGCTATTGGAGTCTTACAAATCATTGTTTCAAAATTAAAATTAAAAAATCGATTTTTGGGACGACTGATTACATTTGAACCAACTATTGTCATCCGAAACGGTGCTTTTATTGTAGGAAATTTACAAAAAATCCGATATTCCTTAGATAATGTATTACAAATGTTAAGAGAAAAAGATATTTTTGATGTAAATGATGTAGAGTTAGCCTTAATCGAACCAAATGGGAAGCTAACTGCTTTTAAAAAACCTCATAAATCTACTATCACCGCAGAGGATTTAGGAGTTAAAAAAGTATCCGGAAATATTGCTTATCCTGTTATTATCGAAGGTAACATAGAAAATCAGGTTCTCACTCAGTTAAATTTAACTGAACAGTGGCTTGTTCAGGAGTTACAGAAAAAAGATCTGAAAACGGTTGATATTTTTTTTGCATCAGTTAATGCGAACCATGAATTGCACGTATCATTGAATAGTAACAACAAAAGTTTTAAGCCTGAGATAAATCATTAGTTTGTGACTTTTTCGTATAAAAATGCCGGGAAAAGACAATAGAAAATGGAACAAGCCAAAAAGTTTCAAAAAAGGCTGCGCCTAGATCAATGCAAAAGATATTGTAGGCAGGCTGGTGCAACCCCAAAAAAGGGTTAACCCCCCGTACGTGCTACCCATAAAGAGCACAAAAGTCTATGGTGCACCGTGATTACCGGAGTACGAACATGCACCAAGTGTATCATCTACCTTTTTCGCCAGCCTACGAATGCTTTTGTCGTTGGTGTTTGCAATCAAGCCATTAGTCAACCATGGATTAGAACTGCACCATGGAAAATAGATGAGTGTCTATAATGATGATTAGATCATTGGCCAATTTGTGTAAACGCGATTTGACTGTCTCATTTGCAGATTATATTCTTGCAAGGATTTTGAATACATCATACTCTGTTCCATGTCTAATGATTTCCTATCAATACACCAATAAAAGCTAAAATAATTCCACCAGCATAACTGGAAACCAAATAGTAAAGAAGGACGGAATGATTTCTTTTTTCCCTTAGTTGAATATTTTCTAATTTAAATGTAGAGAATGTTGTAAACGCACCCATGAATCCAACCCCAAAAAGGGCATATAAGTCTGAAGATAGACCCCTACCAACTATCCAACCTAACAAAAAAGAACCCGTTAAATTAACAAACAACGTCCCGAGCGGGAAATTCGAACTAAATTTTTTGTGTATCCATGTACTTAATGTGAAACGGGAGATAGCTCCTAGAAATCCTCCAATAGCAATCAATAATCCAGTCATGATGTTCATTCCCCTTTCCTCTGTAATCGTTTAAAAGAACGATGCCCAATATCGTAGCCTAACCACGACATCATAAGTCCTCCAAATAAGCTAAGTAATACATAAAGAAAGGCGAACCCAGCTAAATGATGTTGAATTAAAGTCACCGTTTCTACACTAAACGTTGAAAACGTCGTAAATGAACCCACTAATCCAGTACCGAGACCAGCTAACACATGTGGATGAAATTGTTTAAGTTTGACAATTCTACTCGTAAACCAGCCTAATACAAAGCAGCCAATCAAATTAATGAGTAAGGTTCCTAAAGGGAAATCATATCCCCACCAAGAATGGGTAAACACTCCCAAGTAATATCTAAGCAGACTGCCAATTATTCCGCCTGTTCCCACTAACAAATAAATCATTTTATACCACCTCTTTCAATCATTTAGGCAAAAAAATAGACTCCTACCCATCTATAAAGTGGGTAGGAGTCATTAGCACGATGGCAATTACGGCGAACTCCATCGCCTATATATTTAAGCCTTTAGTATTTTTCATTTTAAGCGATAAACCTGCTTATTTCAAGTGTTTTAGAAAGTGAAACTCTACTTTCTGCCTCTTCGTTATTTCACAATTAAAACTGGACAGTTCACTCGTTTGGCTACTTTATGACTGACACTTCCTAGGACCATTTCTTGAAACGAGTTTAATCCTCTGCTGCCAATAATGACTAGATCAAAATGATTGTCATTGGCATAAGAAACAATTGTAGGCCCGGGATCACCATGTTTCATTGTTAGTTTATAGGAACATTCTTCAGTTTGAAATTTTTCTTCTATTTTTTTCAGCTTCAGTCTTCTAGCTTGCTCTAGTGCCTCTGCACTTCCACTATGCAAAACTTCGCTTTTAGATTTAGAATAATCCAATACATAGATGAGCTCTACTTCTGCATCTGTCGTTAATTTCCCTAATTGAATCGCATGGTCCGTTGATCTCTCAGAATGAACTGAACCATCCACAGCTAATAATATTTTTTTATACATCTCTCATCCCCCTCATTAGTGACCTGATGCTTTTGCATTTGGTTGATCATAAGTAGCCAGTTTCTTCATTAGCTTTTTGCTGGCTTCATTTAACCCTGTCAAGCGGACGTCTTTATTATTTTCTTTCAATTTCAATACAACTTTATCAATCGCTGCAACAGCTGAATCATCCCATATATGGGCTTCAGTAAAGTTTAATGTGACTTTTTCTTTTGGTTGATCACTGAACGAAAATGATTGAACAAAATCCTGTACTGAGGCAAAGAACAGTTGACCGTTAATATCGTAGACTATTTCTTTATCTGAAGATTTTGAAGAAGCTTTTACACTAACCTTTGATATTTTGGCTACAAAGAAGACAGCACTCAAAATGATTCCTGCGAAAACGCCTTTAGATAAGTCATGAGTTGCTACAACTGTGACAACGGTGACAACCATCACAATAGAGTCTGATAATGGAACTTTTGTAAGTGTTCGTAATGATGACCAATCAAATGTACCGATGGAAACCATAATCATCACACCAACTAGAGCAGCCATAGGAATTTTCACGACCCAATCGCCAAGGACGATAATGAGAAACATCAAGAAAACGCCTGCAACAAATGTGGATAAGCGACCTCTCCCTCCTGATTTCACATTAATCACTGATTGACCAATCATAGCGCATCCCGCCATGCCTCCGAAGAATCCGGCAACAATGTTAGCAATTCCTTGGCCGCGGCTTTCTTTATTTTTATCACTATCTGTATCTGTCATATCATCTACGATAGATGCAGTTAATAAAGACTCTAGAAGCCCTACAATAGACAGTGCTAATGCTGTTGGAAAAATGATCATCAATGTTTCAATGTTTAAAGGAATATCAGGAATCATAAAGCTTGGCAAAGAGCTTGTGATTTTTCCTAAATCGCCCACAGTGCGTAATTCGAGATGACCAAATATAGCTAGAACCGTCATTGCAACAATGGCAACAAGTGGAGCAGGAACTACTTTAGTGAACCTGGGAAGAATATAAATAATGAGTAACGTAACCGCAACCACGATATAAGTCAGGTTAGATATTCCAACAAAATGGGGCACTTGTGCCATAAAGATTAGGATAGCAAGCGCATTTACGAAACCGACCATAACCGATCTAGGTATAAATTTCATAAAGCGAGCAATTTTCAGTGCACCAAATATGAATTGGATCATCCCAGTTAAGATGGTCGTAGCAAATAAATACTCAATTCCATGATCTTTCACCAAGGTCACCATTAACAGAGCCATAGCACCCGTAGCAGCTGATATCATTGCAGGGCGACCGCCCATAAATGAAATAACAACGGCAATACAAAAAGATGCATAAAGTCCGACCATTGGATCTACACCTGCTATCACCGAGAAAGCAATGGCCTCTGGGATAAGCGCAAGAGCAACAACGATTCCTGCTAAAATGTCTCCTTTTACATTTGGAAACCATTCGTTATGAAGTTTTTGTACGAACAAATGAAAAACACTCCTTCTTTTTTGAATTGACTTCTAACTCTCATAGAAGTCAGGTCCGTTGATAACATCTTCAAATTTAACAGACCGCAATTTAAATGTCCATCATTTTTTGTCCCAAAAACGAACTTTTTTGGGACTAGAAATCATCGAGTTGAATTTTTGTTATAATATCAGTAAGCAATTCTTTGGAGATGATAAAGTGATTTTCGGTTATGCACGTCCATTTAGTCATGATATAGATATGGCTCTACAAACGAAAGCTCTTGAAGATAAAGGCTGTGATAAGATTTATTATGAACAAACCATATCTCCTAAAATCAGACCTGAACTCAATCATTTGCTGGATTCTTTAAATGCAGGAGATCAAGTCATTGTCTATAAATTTTATAGTATTGCTGATTCTACACGCCACCTAATTGATTTAGTTCAATTACTACAAAGTAAGTATGTTCATTTCATATCTATCATTGATCAAGTAGATACATCATCAGTGGAAGGCAAAGTGTTTTTTAAGCTTATGAAGAGTGTTGGGGATTTTCAGCATGATGTATTAAGTGAGAGTACTAAAGCGGGAATTTATGAAGCTAAACGAAAAGGGAAAAATACTGGGCGGCCTAGAAAACCAGATGCTAATGTCAGGCGTGCATTAGATATGTATCAAAGCAAAAAATATAGCATTGCTCAAATTACACTTGAGACAGGTATAAGTAAAACAACACTATACAGATATTTAGAGGATGAAGGGTGATCTTTTAAAATCAAATTTATACCTGATGTCTTTCCCAGGGTGAAAAAATGAGGGTTCTTTAATATTTTGTCTTGAACCCTCTCTCCTCTTTATAGTTAGAATGATTGACTTTGTAATTCATTTCTTTCAAAACGTGCGATATCTTTCATTGCTCCAATGACAATTAAGATATCGTTTTTCTGAATTTGTTCATGAGCAAGCGGGGAAATAATCACTTCTTTCCCTCGTTTGATAGCTACAATATTGATTTGATATCTTGCTCTAATGTCAAGGTCAAGTAATGACTGATTTTCTAAATGTCCGTTTGCTTCAACCTCAATTAGCCCATATTCATCAGATAGCTCCAGGTAATCGATGACATTATTTGTAATGATTTTATGGGCTATTCGTTTCCCCATATCTCTTTCTGGATGGACAACTCGATCGGCCCCGATTTTATTTAGTAACTTTTCATGGTAATCGTTTTGTGCTTTTACCGTCACCAGTTTAACGCCAAGTTCTTTTAATATAATGGTTGTTAAAATACTAGCCTGAATGTTTTCACCTATAGCCACAATTACATGATCAAAGTTTCGCATTCCTAAGTTTTTCAACACTGCTTCATCTGTAGAATCGCCAATGACCGCATGCGAAGCGATTTGCGCATATTCATTTACACGATCTTCATTTAGATCCATAGCTAGCACTTCAAGTCCCTCTTCGCTTAATGCTTTACATATGCTCCCGCCGAAGCGGCCTAATCCGATAACAGCAAATTCTTTTTTTGGCATATTGAGGACTCCTTTTGTTGTCTTTCAAATTATTTTGGATAAAACTTATTTTGTTATGAAAACAAATTGATAATAGATAGACAATCATAATCCTTTTCGTTATATAATAACATTAAAATTTCAAGTGGTTGAAAGTAGGCTAGAACATGTTTAAATATGATCATTTTTTTAAAAAACCAGTAAAATTAACGCCTCCTCAAATTTTATTGTTTGGATTTTTGACGGTCATTGTGATAGGAGCTTTTTTTTTAACTCTACCCATCTCTACAGTTGAACCCATCTCAATCATTGATGCTTTTTTTACAGCTGTTTCAGCAACAACTGTTACAGGTTTAGCTGTGGTTGATACAGGAACAACCTTTACTTTATTCGGACAAATTGTCATTATGCTGATGATACAAATTGGCGGGCTTGGTTTTTTAACTTTAGCCGTCATGGTCATCTTGTTATTTGGTAAAAAGGTAGGTTTACGAGAGAGGTTATTGGTTCAAGAGGCTTTTAATCTGACAAATATAGGCGGTATTGTACGTCTTATAAAGGTTTTGTTTATCTTTTCAATAACATTTGAGTTAATAGCTACTTGTATATTATCATTTCGGTGGATACCGGAATATGGTTTTTTTAAAGGGGTATACATCAGTTTATTTCATGCCATTTCTGCTTTTAATAACGCAGGTTTTTCTCTTTTTTCAAATAGTTTGATGAACTATGTACATGATCCACTGATTAACCTGACCATCACCTTCCTGTTTATCATCGGTGGTCTTGGTTTTACAGTGATTTTTGACATTTGGAATAAACGGAGATTTAAATTATTATCAATCCATTCAAAGCTTATGATTATAGGAACCCTCATAACAAATGGTGTTGCGCTGTTACTTATATTTTTAATGGAATTTGGTAATCCACATACTCTAGGTCCAATGAATCTTCTTGATAAATTCTGGGCCTCTTATTTTCAAGCTGTGACAACAAGAACCGCGGGTTTTAATTCGCTTGATATCGCACATATGCATGAAAGTTCTTTAACTCTGATGATGCTTCTTATGTTTATTGGTGCTGGGAGTGCATCAACAGGAAGTGGGATTAAGTTAACAACGATGATGATCATTTTGATCTCTGTCCTCCATTTTCTGAAAGGAAACAAAGAACCCGTCATATTTAGACGTACAATTAGACATGATGTGGTCATTAAAGCCCTATCTATTAGCTTTATCAGTTTATGTTTTGTATTTATCACCATTTTTTTATTGACAATGACTGAAAAAGCCCCTTTCATTGATATTGTTTTTGAAACCTTTTCAGCATTTGGCACGGTAGGTCTTTCAATGGGATTAACTCCGGATTTAACGTTTTTAGGTAAGGTTATTCTTTCGATCCTTATGTTTATTGGTAGAGTAGGTTCTCTAACCATCGTATTTATCTTTATGAAACGAACGAAAAGCCCAATACGTTATCCTGAGGGAGAGGTGTTTGTCGGTTAAAATAAACACTCATGGATTCACCGTGTTCAAGGTGAATCCATTTTTCGTTCCGAAGTATTGTATTCATTATCAAACTAAGTTTTATGACAGAAAAGCTAACAATCGACCACCAACTGCACCAACTACTACAATGAACCAAGGCGGTAACTTCCAAAAAGCTAACATGCTGAATAAAATAGACACAAATGCAAAGTCAATCGGCTTTAAAATGGCGCTTGTCCAAATAGGCTGATAAAATGCAGAAATCAAGATGCCCACTACTGCTGCATTTACGCCCATCATAGCTCCTTTTACTTTTGGATGACGGCGTAAATGGTTCCAAAATGGTAGTGTACCTAAAATTAAAAGAAAAGCAGGCAAAAATATAAAAATGGTTGCTAATATCCCCCCTACCCAACCGTACATAACAGTTCCTAGATATGCAGCAAACGTAAACAATGGGCCTGGAACTGCTTGTGTGGCGCCATATCCAGCAAGAAAGGCTTCT encodes:
- a CDS encoding DUF421 domain-containing protein — translated: METLIDILKVYVRIITIIPWLLIVTLFMGKRAIGEVPVFDFLIIIVLGAVAGADIADPDIPHLYTFLSILAIGVLQIIVSKLKLKNRFLGRLITFEPTIVIRNGAFIVGNLQKIRYSLDNVLQMLREKDIFDVNDVELALIEPNGKLTAFKKPHKSTITAEDLGVKKVSGNIAYPVIIEGNIENQVLTQLNLTEQWLVQELQKKDLKTVDIFFASVNANHELHVSLNSNNKSFKPEINH
- the crcB gene encoding fluoride efflux transporter CrcB; amino-acid sequence: MMTGLLIAIGGFLGAISRFTLSTWIHKKFSSNFPLGTLFVNLTGSFLLGWIVGRGLSSDLYALFGVGFMGAFTTFSTFKLENIQLREKRNHSVLLYYLVSSYAGGIILAFIGVLIGNH
- the crcB gene encoding fluoride efflux transporter CrcB gives rise to the protein MIYLLVGTGGIIGSLLRYYLGVFTHSWWGYDFPLGTLLINLIGCFVLGWFTSRIVKLKQFHPHVLAGLGTGLVGSFTTFSTFSVETVTLIQHHLAGFAFLYVLLSLFGGLMMSWLGYDIGHRSFKRLQRKGE
- a CDS encoding universal stress protein codes for the protein MYKKILLAVDGSVHSERSTDHAIQLGKLTTDAEVELIYVLDYSKSKSEVLHSGSAEALEQARRLKLKKIEEKFQTEECSYKLTMKHGDPGPTIVSYANDNHFDLVIIGSRGLNSFQEMVLGSVSHKVAKRVNCPVLIVK
- a CDS encoding SulP family inorganic anion transporter is translated as MFVQKLHNEWFPNVKGDILAGIVVALALIPEAIAFSVIAGVDPMVGLYASFCIAVVISFMGGRPAMISAATGAMALLMVTLVKDHGIEYLFATTILTGMIQFIFGALKIARFMKFIPRSVMVGFVNALAILIFMAQVPHFVGISNLTYIVVAVTLLIIYILPRFTKVVPAPLVAIVAMTVLAIFGHLELRTVGDLGKITSSLPSFMIPDIPLNIETLMIIFPTALALSIVGLLESLLTASIVDDMTDTDSDKNKESRGQGIANIVAGFFGGMAGCAMIGQSVINVKSGGRGRLSTFVAGVFLMFLIIVLGDWVVKIPMAALVGVMIMVSIGTFDWSSLRTLTKVPLSDSIVMVVTVVTVVATHDLSKGVFAGIILSAVFFVAKISKVSVKASSKSSDKEIVYDINGQLFFASVQDFVQSFSFSDQPKEKVTLNFTEAHIWDDSAVAAIDKVVLKLKENNKDVRLTGLNEASKKLMKKLATYDQPNAKASGH
- a CDS encoding recombinase family protein, which translates into the protein MITSSNLTDRNLNVHHFLSQKRTFLGLEIIELNFCYNISKQFFGDDKVIFGYARPFSHDIDMALQTKALEDKGCDKIYYEQTISPKIRPELNHLLDSLNAGDQVIVYKFYSIADSTRHLIDLVQLLQSKYVHFISIIDQVDTSSVEGKVFFKLMKSVGDFQHDVLSESTKAGIYEAKRKGKNTGRPRKPDANVRRALDMYQSKKYSIAQITLETGISKTTLYRYLEDEG
- a CDS encoding potassium channel family protein, with protein sequence MPKKEFAVIGLGRFGGSICKALSEEGLEVLAMDLNEDRVNEYAQIASHAVIGDSTDEAVLKNLGMRNFDHVIVAIGENIQASILTTIILKELGVKLVTVKAQNDYHEKLLNKIGADRVVHPERDMGKRIAHKIITNNVIDYLELSDEYGLIEVEANGHLENQSLLDLDIRARYQINIVAIKRGKEVIISPLAHEQIQKNDILIVIGAMKDIARFERNELQSQSF
- a CDS encoding TrkH family potassium uptake protein, which encodes MFKYDHFFKKPVKLTPPQILLFGFLTVIVIGAFFLTLPISTVEPISIIDAFFTAVSATTVTGLAVVDTGTTFTLFGQIVIMLMIQIGGLGFLTLAVMVILLFGKKVGLRERLLVQEAFNLTNIGGIVRLIKVLFIFSITFELIATCILSFRWIPEYGFFKGVYISLFHAISAFNNAGFSLFSNSLMNYVHDPLINLTITFLFIIGGLGFTVIFDIWNKRRFKLLSIHSKLMIIGTLITNGVALLLIFLMEFGNPHTLGPMNLLDKFWASYFQAVTTRTAGFNSLDIAHMHESSLTLMMLLMFIGAGSASTGSGIKLTTMMIILISVLHFLKGNKEPVIFRRTIRHDVVIKALSISFISLCFVFITIFLLTMTEKAPFIDIVFETFSAFGTVGLSMGLTPDLTFLGKVILSILMFIGRVGSLTIVFIFMKRTKSPIRYPEGEVFVG